One genomic segment of Mustelus asterias chromosome 26, sMusAst1.hap1.1, whole genome shotgun sequence includes these proteins:
- the LOC144479639 gene encoding small conductance calcium-activated potassium channel protein 2-like, producing the protein MEQRKLNDQANTLVDLAKTQNVMYDILSELQEKNEDLEKRIVTLETKLDSLTVSLQALPGLITQAVGQQQRDFLETHMHRFKPVTYSSERSWTPTRRRRSPSTAPHTSSDSS; encoded by the exons atggagcagAGGAAATTAAACGACCAAGCAAATACACTGGTGGATTTAGCCAAG ACACAGAATGTGATGTACGACATCCTGTCAGAACTGCAGGAAAAGAATGAGGACTTGGAGAAAAGGATCGTGACGTTGGAGACCAAACTGGACTCACTGACTGTCAGCCTCCAGGCATTGCCCGGACTCATCACCCAGGCTGTTGGCCAACAGCAGCGCGACTTCCTTGAGACTCACATGCACAGGTTTAAACCGGTCACGTACAGTTCAGAGAGATCGTGGACACCAACCCGAAGACGGCGATCGCCATCCACAGCACCGCATACATCTTCTGATAGCAGCTAG